In a single window of the Gemmatimonadota bacterium genome:
- a CDS encoding MBL fold metallo-hydrolase produces MGNIYLRWWGCGAFDILSGDVNIAIDPYLFGDNLKDAEPIYDYIFISHEHFDHCHPKTLTKLCRGDRFKKLFVNIGCMTPNEPVDENYGDAAFSRDLPISKHIPEEKIQVLFPKYRTDDARTFPGPFSCDLGAVQVEAVESGENARPDLPTCGYLITYIEKDMSFYHTGDLHATYPALGNLKGRVDYLIHMKTGLKNWPVFSSLLDLVQPRFLIPTHYRTDRKTDPIPEGHWPPDVTDANAFIESIREHAGDRTQILPFTAGVQYEVELPDKRVVWAWDWHNTWTVPPWREG; encoded by the coding sequence ATGGGCAATATATATCTGAGATGGTGGGGGTGTGGTGCTTTCGACATTCTCTCGGGGGATGTCAATATCGCCATTGATCCGTATCTTTTCGGTGATAATCTAAAGGATGCCGAACCCATCTACGATTACATTTTTATCAGCCACGAGCATTTTGATCACTGTCATCCCAAAACCCTGACGAAATTGTGCCGGGGGGATCGCTTCAAGAAACTCTTTGTCAATATCGGTTGTATGACCCCAAACGAACCTGTTGACGAAAATTATGGCGATGCGGCTTTTTCTCGGGATTTGCCCATTAGCAAGCATATACCCGAGGAAAAAATCCAGGTGCTCTTTCCCAAATATCGCACCGATGACGCGCGCACTTTTCCCGGTCCCTTTTCGTGCGACCTGGGCGCTGTGCAGGTAGAAGCTGTTGAAAGCGGTGAAAATGCGCGGCCCGATTTACCCACCTGTGGTTATTTAATCACATATATTGAGAAAGATATGTCGTTCTATCACACCGGGGATCTCCACGCGACCTATCCCGCGCTGGGCAATCTAAAGGGTCGCGTGGATTATCTCATCCACATGAAAACGGGATTGAAGAACTGGCCCGTTTTTTCAAGTCTTCTCGATCTCGTGCAGCCCCGATTTTTGATTCCAACCCATTATCGAACAGATCGCAAAACCGATCCTATTCCCGAAGGACATTGGCCTCCCGATGTTACGGATGCGAATGCTTTTATCGAGAGTATCCGCGAGCACGCTGGCGACCGAACCCAAATTTTGCCCTTCACTGCCGGCGTCCAGTACGAGGTTGAATTGCCCGATAAAAGAGTTGTGTGGGCGTGGGATTGGCACAATACGTGGACGGTGCCCCCGTGGCGAGAGGGATAG